Genomic window (Henningerozyma blattae CBS 6284 chromosome 10, complete genome):
ACAAACGACTACTAAGTAAGATCGACCGTCTGTCTGTCCTACGGCTAAGTCTCTACCATTGTTTGTTTGctgtttatatttatattttatcacTTAGACATTCTTTCGTCCTTTCTTCTCCCTATATACATTCAACACACGCACCCCTCTCTCTTTCTCTCTCCCACATTCTTAATAcataaagaagaagaagaagcagaagaagaagatcaaataataaaaaccattttagaaaaaaaaataaaaaattctaaaacttatttaaaaaaaaattacattcAAAAAAGcaagaaaaaacaaaaatacaCACACACTCACAAGTTTTATTAGACCTTTATAAACTCCATATGGCTCGGCATTTTATCATGCAAAATCATATCAATGCTACAGTATCTACACTACCCGAGCGATCTTTATCTTCCGAGTCCAAGACACCCAGTCAAGATCCGTCCAATATAAATTCAAGTTCAAAATGTTCCTCCActtcatcttctaataGTAACATCATGTTTCGACAATTCAATTCTGCCACACACCCTGATTTCTTATACAACAAGACTAACCCTTCAACGTCATCTTCTGCAGCAGGGGTTATCTCACATAAACCTGCATCAAGtaatataaattctttagaTTTTCTAAGGAAACCTAAACGATTACCCACATTACATTCTCAATGGGATGACCAAACGATTTTGGAACGTAATactttaagaaataaagaCCCTCGATGGAATTCAAACAGTTCGCTGAGTTTAAACACTTCATCTAATGATTCTCCAATAAAGAAggatttttcatttaaagaTCTAGATGAGGCAAACGACGATATGTTTTTCCATCAGACTCCTTTGCAGGGACCTGGAGAAGATGATAATACAAGTAATCAAAATAGTTCAATCTCACCAAGAACTAAGACCACCAAGAATTATATCACCGGCATTAGTGGCACTGTAACTAATGATACGGGAGATATCCGATTAAACTTATTGCATTCATTGGATACCGCTACGGGTGTAGGTGATGAAATACCTGTTTATAAGAAATCGggagaattattaaaaccttcgttgaaaaaaagatcCAAATCTTTACCCACAACACCAAACATCTTGAATTCCAATTCTTCTAAATTGAATACAACACGTCACCCTAAGATGGAAAGATCCAAGAGTGTTCATTTTGATGAAAAGGCTCCcttcaaattatttgaaaaagatgatTCTCCGATAAGAATCATCAATTATaaggaaaatattgatcaaTTGGATTTTTGGAATTATAATAAGCCATTAACCATGCAAGACTATTCGAATACCACGGAAACGTTATTAACTGATTTACAAATGTTTAATAtgaatgataatgatttattattgagGAGTAATGGTAATACAAACATTTTTTCAGCACCGCCTATCAAACCATTGAggaaaagtaaaaaattcaCCAATGCTGCTGCATCAACAATATCAAATCCTAAAAGAAGAGGGAACACCAACGGCAATAGCAATGGTAATATAATAAGGAGCAACGAAGTATCTCCAAAGAGTTTGAGCAATGGCAGTACCAACAGATCCAATAGTTCTGGCCATTTACATAAAGTGGCTGGGTTATATTCGACAAATTTCCCCATCTTAAGTAATAAAAACCCTAAATCGTTGAAATTGAACATCTTTGTAAATTTATCTCAGGACAAGAAATGCTTTTTGCAAGATTTGACACTATAcaataccaataataattcgtTTGGTAATAGTCACACATTAATCATTGGGAAAGTACTTGtcaagaatatatttttccatAAAAGAGtaattatcaaatacaCATGGAACAAATGGAAAACGTTCCATGATATTGAAAGTGTTTATTTGAGTGATGCTGATGGGATCTTACCTGGGACCAACATGGATATTTTCAACTTCATCATTGATGATTCCGTTAATAACGTGAGTTCCGACGGACGCAAGGGGATGCTAGAGTTTTGTATTAGATACATCAGCATTGACGATGCAAACGGAGGTAATTTGGAATTTTGGGATAATAATGGCGGCAAGAATTATAAAGTGGATGTAATTATATAGAGGGCGTTGAAGGGAAACGCGAAAAATCCATCTCCAGAGGGAAAAAAcacgaaaaaaaaattaaacaaaaataataaaataagcaaatggttttttttttttttcttttttttatttttttttatttacataaCTATGTACCTACATAACTATAAGAGTTTGTCTTTAGAATAGAGTAGTGCAATGAATTGCCCtgaatatatgtatatattgtTCGATAAGATACCCCGGGATATTCTTAACGCAGTTGGGGCACCAAGTGCTTGTAACGGTTCATGACTGTGATATGCAAAAGGTAGTACACCgtta
Coding sequences:
- the TBLA0J01480 gene encoding CBM21 domain-containing protein (similar to Saccharomyces cerevisiae GIP2 (YER054C) and PIG2 (YIL045W); ancestral locus Anc_7.230) — its product is MARHFIMQNHINATVSTLPERSLSSESKTPSQDPSNINSSSKCSSTSSSNSNIMFRQFNSATHPDFLYNKTNPSTSSSAAGVISHKPASSNINSLDFLRKPKRLPTLHSQWDDQTILERNTLRNKDPRWNSNSSLSLNTSSNDSPIKKDFSFKDLDEANDDMFFHQTPLQGPGEDDNTSNQNSSISPRTKTTKNYITGISGTVTNDTGDIRLNLLHSLDTATGVGDEIPVYKKSGELLKPSLKKRSKSLPTTPNILNSNSSKLNTTRHPKMERSKSVHFDEKAPFKLFEKDDSPIRIINYKENIDQLDFWNYNKPLTMQDYSNTTETLLTDLQMFNMNDNDLLLRSNGNTNIFSAPPIKPLRKSKKFTNAAASTISNPKRRGNTNGNSNGNIIRSNEVSPKSLSNGSTNRSNSSGHLHKVAGLYSTNFPILSNKNPKSLKLNIFVNLSQDKKCFLQDLTLYNTNNNSFGNSHTLIIGKVLVKNIFFHKRVIIKYTWNKWKTFHDIESVYLSDADGILPGTNMDIFNFIIDDSVNNVSSDGRKGMLEFCIRYISIDDANGGNLEFWDNNGGKNYKVDVII